Proteins from a genomic interval of Lycium ferocissimum isolate CSIRO_LF1 chromosome 2, AGI_CSIRO_Lferr_CH_V1, whole genome shotgun sequence:
- the LOC132047372 gene encoding acetyl-coenzyme A synthetase, chloroplastic/glyoxysomal-like: protein MEGRLTHHHTIINSTSTSCIYSISASPIPISKRPWVSVKRPSFTLRSRFGVRMEDPCSVSPTKKNLTTSNHLRHVESMAHLPSGAGRITRLNALILGEALASEEDDLVYPSEDFSRQSHLSSPQKYLEMYRRSVQDPTGFWSDIASEFYWREKWGQQVYFENFDIRKGKIKIEWFKGGMTNICYNCLDRNIESGNGDKIAIYWEGNEPGHDSSLTYNQLLARVCQLANYLKDVGVRKGDAVVIYLPMLMELPIAMLACARIGAIHSVVFAGFSAESLAQRIMDCRPKVVITCNAVRRGSKIIYLKDIVDSALLESAENGIVIDVCLTWENDSAMKKEMTKWIKGRDIWWQDVIPKYPVTCDVEWVDAEDPLFLLYTSGSTGKPKGVLHTTGGYMVYTASTFKYAFDYKPTDIYWCTADCGWITGHSYVTYGPLLNGTTVVVFEGAPSYPDVGRCWDIVDKYKVSIFYTAPTLLRSLMREGDEHVSRYSRKSLRVLGSVGEPINPSAWRWFFNVVGDARCPISDTWWQTETGGFMITPLPGAWPQKPGSATFPFFGVQPVIVDEKGVEIEGECSGYLCVKSSWPGAFRTLYGDHERYETTYFSAFPGYYFSGDGCSRDKDGYYWLTGRVDDVINVSGHRIGTAEVESALVSHPQCAEAAVVGVEHEVKGQGIYAFVTLVEGVPYSDDLRKSLVMVVRNQIGAFAAPDKIHWAPGLPKTRSGKIMRRILRKIASRQLDELGDTSTLADPSVVDQLIALADF from the exons ATGGAAGGAAGGTTGACCCATCATCACACTATTATCAACAGCACGAGCACCAGCTGTATTTATAGTATTTCAGCATCTCCAATTCCAATCTCGAAGCGGCCGTGGGTCAGCGTCAAGAGGCCTTCCTTCACGTTGCGGTCTAGATTTGGGGTGAGGATGGAAGACCCATGTTCAGTTAGTCCAACGAAGAAGAACTTGACGACATCCAATCACTTGCGCCATGTCGAATCCATGGCCCACCTGCCTTCTGGAGCCGGCAGGATAACCAGATTGAATGCTCTCATCTTAGGCGAGGCACTTGCTTCCGAGGAGGATGATCTCGTCTATCCCAGCGAGGATTTCTCTCGCCAGTCTCATCTTTCTTCACCTCAGAAG TATTTGGAGATGTATCGAAGGTCGGTCCAGGATCCCACCGGATTCTGGTCTGACATTGCATCGGAATTCTACTGGAGAGAGAAATGGGGTCAACAGGtctactttgagaattttgataTTCGAAAGGGGAAAATCAAGATCGAG TGGTTCAAGGGTGGAATGACAAATATCTGCTACAACTGCTTGGATAGAAACATCGAGTCTGGAAATGGTGACAAAATTGCAATTTATTGGGAAGGAAATGAACCTGGTCATGATAGTTCTTTGACGTACAATCAactcttggctagagtttgccAG CTAGCAAATTATTTGAAAGATGTTGGAGTTCGCAAGGGTGATGCAGTCGTCATTTACTTACCCATGCTTATGGAGCTACCAATTGCAATGCTTGCTTGTGCTCGTATTGGTGCCATTCACTCG GTTGTGTTTGCTGGGTTCTCAGCGGAATCTCTTGCTCAAAGGATCATGGATTGCAGACCGAAGGTCGTCATAACATGCAATGCAGTTAGGAGGGGGTCCAAGATCATTTATCTCAAAGACATTGTTGATAGTGCCCTTCTGGAATCTGCTGAAAATGGCATCGTTATAG ATGTCTGTTTGACATGGGAAAATGATTCAGcaatgaaaaaggaaatgactAAATGGATCAAGGGGCGAGACATTTGGTGGCAG GATGTTATTCCGAAATATCCGGTTACATGTGATGTGGAGTGGGTTGATGCAGAAGATCCGCTTTTCCTGCTTTACACTAGCGGGAGTACCGGAAAGCCTAAG GGTGTCCTGCATACAACGGGAGGATATATGGTGTACACTGCTAGTAcattcaaatatgcatttgacTACAAGCCGACAGACATATATTG GTGTACAGCTGACTGTGGTTGGATAACTGGGCATAGCTATGTAACCTATGGACCTTTGCTAAATGGAACAACTGTTGTGGTTTTTGAAGgg gCCCCAAGTTATCCAGATGTTGGACGTTGTTGGGATATTGTTGATAAGTATaaggtttcaattttttatacAGCTCCCACATTGTTAAGGTCTCTGATGCGTGAGGGAGATGAG CATGTCTCTCGATATTCACGCAAATCTTTACGGGTGCTTGGAAGTGTGGGCGAGCCTATCAATCCAAGTGCATGGAG GTGGTTTTTCAATGTGGTAGGTGATGCAAGGTGCCCCATATCTGACACATGGTGGCAAACAGAAACCGGTGGCTTCATG ATTACTCCTTTACCAGGAGCGTGGCCGCAGAAACCTGGTTCTGctacttttcctttctttggagTCCAG CCAGTAATAGTGGACGAGAAAGGTGTTGAGATTGAAGGTGAGTGCAGCGGGTATCTGTGTGTGAAAAGCTCGTGGCCTGGGGCATTCCGAACACTTTATGGGGATCACGAAAGATATGAAACCACATACTTTAGTGCCTTCCCTGGCTATTATTTCAGTGGTGATGGCTGCAGCAG GGACAAAGATGGTTATTATTGGCTCACTGGAAGAGTAGATGATGTGATTAATGTGAG TGGACATCGTATTGGCACAGCCGAAGTGGAATCTGCTCTAGTCTCACATCCTCAGTGTGCTGAAGCAGCTGTGGTTGGTGTGGAGCATGAG GTTAAAGGACAGGGTATATATGCATTTGTTACCCTGGTTGAAGGTGTTCCATACAGCGATGACCTGCGGAAAAGTCTTGTGATGGTTGTTAGGAACCAG ATTGGCGCTTTTGCAGCGCCAGACAAGATACATTGGGCACCAGGTCTTCCAAAGACAAGAAGTGGGAAAATAATGAGAAGAATTCTGAGGAAAATTGCTTCCAGGCAGTTAGATGAGCTTGGGGACACTAGTACACTTGCAGACCCATCTGTGGTTGATCAGCTTATTGCACTTGCTGATTTCTAA